In Neofelis nebulosa isolate mNeoNeb1 chromosome 10, mNeoNeb1.pri, whole genome shotgun sequence, one DNA window encodes the following:
- the LOC131487627 gene encoding glucose-6-phosphate isomerase yields MAALTQNPQFQKLQQWYREHGSDLNLRRLFEGDKERFNHFSLTLNTNHGRILVDYSKNLVTDSVMQMLVDLAKSRGVEAARERMFNGEKINFTEDRAVLHVALRNRSNTPILVDGKDVMPEVNRVLEKMKSFCQRVRSGDWKGYSGKPITDVINIGIGGSDLGPLMVTEALKPYSSGGPRVWFVSNIDGTHIAKTLATLNPESSLFIIASKTFTTQETITNAETAKEWFLLSAKDPSAVAKHFVALSTNTTKVKEFGIDPQNMFEFWDWVGGRYSLWSAIGLSIALHVGFDNFEQLLSGAHWMDQHFRTTPLEKNAPVLLALLGIWYINCFGCETQAMLPYDQYLHRFAAYFQQGDMESNGKYITKSGTRVDHQTGPIVWGEPGTNGQHAFYQLIHQGTKMIPCDFLIPVQTQHPIRKGLHHKILMANFLAQTEALMKGKSTEEARKELQAAGKSPEDFEKLLPHKVFEGNRPTNSIVFTKLTPFILGALIAMYEHKIFVQGTIWDINSFDQWGVELGKQLAKKIEPELDGSSPVTSHDASTNGLINFIKQEREARSQ; encoded by the coding sequence ATGGCCGCGCTCACCCAGAACCCGCAATTCCAGAAGCTGCAGCAATGGTATCGCGAGCACGGCTCTGACCTCAACTTGCGCCGCCTTTTCGAGGGGGACAAGGAACGTTTTAACCACTTCAGCTTGACCCTGAACACCAACCATGGGCGGATTCTGGTGGATTACTCAAAGAACCTTGTGACCGACAGTGTGATGCAGATGCTGGTGGACCTGGCCAAGTCCAGGGGTGTGGAGGCTGCCCGGGAGCGCATGTTCAATGGCGAGAAGATCAACTTCACCGAGGATCGCGCAGTGCTGCATGTGGCCTTGCGGAACCGGTCAAACACCCCCATTCTGGTGGATGGTAAGGATGTGATGCCAGAGGTCAACAGGGTCCTGGAGAAGATGAAGTCTTTCTGCCAGCGTGTCCGAAGCGGTGACTGGAAGGGGTACTCAGGCAAGCCCATCACGGACGTCATCAACATCGGCATCGGCGGCTCTGACCTGGGACCCCTCATGGTGACTGAAGCCCTTAAGCCGTATTCTTCAGGAGGTCCCCGGGTCTGGTTTGTCTCCAACATCGATGGGACCCACATTGCCAAAACTCTGGCCACCCTGAACCCCGAGTCCTCCCTGTTCATCATTGCCTCCAAGACCTTTACCACCCAGGAGACCATTACGAATGCAGAGACAGCGAAGGAGTGGTTTCTCCTGTCTGCCAAGGATCCTTCTGCAGTTGCGAAGCACTTTGTCGCCCTGTCTACCAACACGACTAAAGTGAAGGAGTTTGGGATTGACCCTCAAAACATGTTCGAGTTCTGGGATTGGGTAGGAGGACGCTACTCGCTGTGGTCAGCCATTGGACTCTCCATTGCACTGCACGTGGGATTTGACAACTTCGAGCAGCTGCTCTCAGGGGCTCACTGGATGGACCAGCACTTCCGTACGACACCCCTGGAGAAGAACGCCCCCGTCCTGCTGGCTCTGCTGGGCATCTGGTACATCAACTGCTTTGGGTGTGAGACGCAGGCCATGCTCCCCTATGACCAGTACCTGCACCGCTTTGCCGCCTACTTCCAGCAGGGTGACATGGAGTCCAATGGGAAGTACATCACCAAGTCCGGCACTCGTGTGGACCACCAGACGGGCCCCATTGTGTGGGGGGAGCCAGGGACCAATGGCCAGCATGCCTTCTACCAGCTTATCCACCAAGGCACCAAGATGATACCTTGTGACTTCCTCATCCCAGTCCAGACCCAGCACCCAATAAGGAAGGGTTTGCATCACAAGATCCTCATGGCCAACTTTTTGGCCCAGACTGAGGCCCTGATGAAGGGGAAGTCGACAGAGGAGGCCCGGAAGGAGCTGCAGGCCGCAGGAAAGAGTCCAGAGGACTTTGAGAAGCTGTTGCCACACAAGGTCTTTGAAGGAAATCGCCCAACCAACTCTATCGTGTTCACCAAGCTCACACCATTCATTCTGGGAGCCTTGATTGCCATGTACGAGCACAAGATCTTCGTTCAGGGCACCATCTGGGACATCAACAGCTTTGACCAGTGGGGGGTGGAGCTGGGAAAGCAGCTGGCCAAGAAAATCGAGCCTGAGCTTGACGGCAGTAGCCCAGTGACCTCTCACGACGCTTCCACCAATGGGCTGATCAACTTCATCAAGCAGGAGCGTGAGGCCAGAAGCCAATAA